From a single Hyphomicrobiales bacterium genomic region:
- a CDS encoding alpha/beta hydrolase produces the protein MTAKRETLGFAPNEDPFVVAHGGFYRRWLSMIDDLDELKATVARLEATTQDKWVPVWRAAGRRHEEAGDRLASAGKHDRARKAYLQAKTYYAIGRFPGEITPVKAQISAACARAYRKACEHLDPPMEVVEVKCEGRAIHAHFRSPRARAPVAGVLIMCGADVFKEDRGWAAEMALDNGLAALVMDGPGTGENPFPWDPASVKAWKAAVDYLAARPEVDAARIGAFGISRGGYSVMQLAGTHPESVRAVVAIAGHPFGYRMSDAELMEFIEARNARARFAFGEPGGPPSFLPWSVEKEEQEFSRWALSELGVLDNITQPVLMINGKQDHLAPIGNIYFMLEHGPVTGREARIYPDAGHCAFKYYREWAPASFAWLAEKLGA, from the coding sequence ATGACCGCAAAGCGAGAAACACTTGGATTTGCGCCCAACGAGGACCCGTTCGTGGTCGCCCATGGCGGGTTCTACCGCCGATGGTTGTCGATGATCGACGATCTCGACGAGCTGAAGGCGACGGTCGCCAGGCTTGAGGCTACAACGCAGGACAAATGGGTGCCGGTCTGGCGCGCGGCAGGCCGGCGTCACGAAGAGGCGGGAGACCGGCTCGCCTCGGCGGGCAAGCATGACCGCGCGCGCAAGGCGTATCTCCAGGCCAAGACCTATTACGCCATCGGCCGCTTTCCCGGCGAAATCACCCCCGTCAAGGCGCAAATCAGCGCCGCGTGCGCGCGGGCCTACCGCAAGGCTTGCGAACATCTCGATCCGCCCATGGAGGTGGTTGAGGTGAAATGCGAAGGCCGCGCCATTCACGCCCATTTTCGTAGCCCCCGCGCCCGCGCTCCGGTCGCTGGCGTTCTGATCATGTGCGGAGCCGACGTGTTCAAGGAGGACCGCGGCTGGGCCGCGGAGATGGCGCTCGACAACGGCCTCGCTGCGCTGGTGATGGACGGCCCGGGCACCGGCGAGAACCCGTTTCCCTGGGATCCCGCTTCGGTCAAGGCGTGGAAGGCTGCGGTCGACTATCTGGCGGCGCGCCCGGAGGTCGACGCCGCGCGGATCGGGGCGTTCGGCATCAGCCGCGGCGGCTATTCGGTGATGCAGCTCGCAGGCACGCATCCGGAGAGCGTGCGAGCCGTGGTGGCCATCGCCGGCCACCCATTCGGGTACCGGATGAGCGATGCGGAATTGATGGAATTCATCGAGGCCCGCAACGCGCGCGCCCGGTTCGCATTTGGAGAGCCGGGCGGGCCGCCTTCCTTTCTACCCTGGTCGGTAGAAAAGGAGGAACAGGAGTTCTCGCGCTGGGCGCTGTCGGAGCTCGGCGTCCTCGACAACATCACCCAGCCGGTGCTGATGATCAACGGCAAGCAGGATCATCTGGCGCCCATCGGCAACATCTATTTCATGCTCGAGCACGGGCCCGTCACCGGTCGCGAGGCGCGCATCTATCCGGATGCCGGCCACTGCGCGTTCAAATATTATCGCGAATGGGCGCCTGCCTCCTTCGCCTGGCTCGCCGAAAAGCTCGGCGCCTGA
- a CDS encoding UxaA family hydrolase, whose protein sequence is MTIPQLLVHDNKDNVGVVCVEGLTAGTDMLCVVTADDSSFHLTARDDVPIGHKVALKDLAAGDTAVKYGEDIGKIVADVKKGCHVHIHNLKTKRW, encoded by the coding sequence ATGACCATTCCCCAGCTTCTCGTTCACGACAACAAGGACAATGTCGGCGTCGTCTGCGTCGAGGGCCTGACCGCCGGCACCGATATGCTGTGCGTCGTCACCGCCGACGATTCGTCTTTCCACCTGACGGCCCGCGACGACGTTCCGATCGGTCACAAGGTGGCGCTGAAGGATCTCGCCGCCGGCGATACGGCGGTCAAATACGGCGAGGATATCGGCAAGATCGTCGCCGACGTCAAAAAGGGCTGCCATGTCCATATCCACAATCTTAAGACGAAGCGTTGGTAG
- a CDS encoding UxaA family hydrolase — protein MAAIRGNGTIHAYRRENGRVGVRNHVVILPLDDISNAACEAVANYIKGTMALPHAYGRLQFGADLDLQFRTMIGTGANPNVAACVVIGIEPGWTQRIVDGIAETGKPVAGFSIEQNGDINTVAAASRKAKEFVQWATELQREECSISDLWISTKCGESDTTTGLGSCPTVGNMYDKLIPQGIYGIFGETTEITGAEHICKARAINEEVGECWYAVWKAYQNEVIEAHKTDDLSDSQPTKGNFEGGLTTIEEKALGNLEKIGRTCHYIDVLEPAEAPKSGHGLYYMDTSSAAAECVTLMAAAGYVVHTFPTGQGNIVGNPIVPVIKLSANPRTVRTMSEHIDLDVSGILRRELTIDAAGDALIDMVVRTANGRNTAAEALGHREFVMTKLYRSA, from the coding sequence ATGGCAGCAATAAGAGGTAACGGGACGATTCATGCCTACCGGCGCGAGAACGGCCGCGTCGGCGTCCGCAATCATGTCGTCATTCTGCCGCTCGACGACATTTCCAACGCCGCCTGCGAAGCGGTCGCCAACTACATCAAGGGCACCATGGCCCTGCCGCATGCCTATGGCCGGCTGCAATTCGGCGCGGATCTTGACCTGCAATTCCGCACCATGATCGGCACCGGCGCCAATCCCAATGTCGCCGCCTGCGTGGTCATCGGCATCGAGCCCGGCTGGACGCAGCGCATCGTCGACGGCATTGCCGAGACCGGCAAGCCGGTGGCCGGCTTTTCCATCGAGCAGAACGGAGACATCAACACCGTCGCCGCCGCCTCCCGCAAGGCCAAGGAGTTTGTTCAATGGGCGACCGAACTGCAGCGCGAGGAATGCTCGATTTCCGATCTGTGGATCTCCACCAAATGCGGCGAGAGCGATACCACCACCGGCCTCGGTTCGTGCCCGACCGTCGGCAACATGTACGACAAGCTGATCCCGCAGGGCATATACGGCATCTTCGGCGAGACCACCGAGATCACCGGCGCGGAACATATCTGCAAGGCGCGCGCAATCAATGAAGAGGTCGGCGAGTGCTGGTACGCTGTTTGGAAGGCCTATCAGAACGAGGTCATCGAGGCACACAAGACCGACGATCTGTCCGATTCCCAGCCGACCAAGGGCAACTTCGAGGGTGGACTGACGACAATCGAGGAAAAGGCTCTCGGCAATCTGGAAAAAATCGGCCGGACCTGCCACTATATCGATGTTCTGGAACCGGCCGAAGCGCCGAAATCCGGCCACGGTCTTTATTACATGGACACCTCATCGGCCGCGGCCGAGTGCGTCACGCTGATGGCCGCCGCCGGATACGTCGTCCACACATTTCCGACCGGGCAGGGCAATATTGTCGGAAATCCGATCGTCCCGGTCATCAAGCTGTCGGCAAATCCGCGCACCGTCCGCACGATGTCGGAGCACATCGACCTCGACGTATCGGGCATTCTGCGCCGCGAACTGACGATCGATGCAGCCGGCGATGCGCTGATCGACATGGTCGTGCGCACCGCCAATGGCCGCAACACCGCGGCCGAGGCGCTCGGCCACCGCGAATTCGTCATGACCAAGCTTTACCGCAGCGCCTGA
- a CDS encoding glutathione S-transferase family protein, which produces MLELYNFAQSTCSLKVRICLAEKELDWVDRRLVSKNHDHLSDWYLKLNPNGVVPTLIHDGRPVFESSVIMEYLDEVFPERSLAPADAYDRAQMRSWLAYVDQVTTPAGRYPSFQFGGLLLKFQNMSDEEFADKTRRRPVKSAFYRKMDKNTGFAGELLEEAFRDIRNSAARMDQLLQQNGGPWLLGEQFTLADIAVAPLIDRQEDIGLEYLWEENCPSVADWLRRIQARPAYKKAYYRGSRLSEIYPELKLGRGSHRHMLDRGAIAASA; this is translated from the coding sequence ATGCTCGAGCTGTATAATTTTGCGCAATCGACCTGCAGTCTGAAGGTCCGCATCTGCCTGGCGGAAAAGGAACTCGACTGGGTCGATCGCCGCCTGGTGTCCAAGAACCACGACCATCTCTCCGACTGGTATCTGAAACTCAATCCGAACGGCGTCGTCCCGACGCTGATCCATGACGGGCGGCCGGTTTTCGAATCGTCCGTCATCATGGAATATCTTGACGAAGTCTTCCCGGAGCGGTCGCTGGCCCCGGCGGATGCCTACGACCGGGCGCAGATGCGCTCCTGGCTTGCCTATGTCGACCAGGTGACGACGCCGGCCGGCCGCTACCCGTCGTTCCAGTTTGGCGGGCTGCTGCTGAAGTTCCAGAACATGAGCGACGAGGAATTTGCAGACAAGACGCGGCGACGGCCCGTGAAATCCGCCTTCTACAGGAAGATGGACAAGAATACCGGGTTTGCCGGCGAGCTGCTCGAAGAGGCTTTTCGCGACATCCGGAATTCGGCGGCGCGGATGGACCAGCTGCTTCAACAGAACGGCGGGCCGTGGCTGCTTGGCGAGCAATTCACCCTTGCCGACATTGCCGTGGCGCCCCTGATCGACCGGCAGGAGGATATCGGACTGGAATATCTATGGGAGGAGAACTGTCCCAGCGTTGCCGACTGGCTGCGGCGGATTCAGGCGCGGCCGGCTTACAAGAAGGCCTATTATCGCGGCTCCCGCCTGTCGGAGATCTATCCTGAACTGAAGCTCGGCCGCGGATCGCACCGCCATATGTTGGATCGGGGCGCGATCGCCGCCAGCGCCTGA
- a CDS encoding ABC transporter substrate-binding protein, translating into MKRHHIVLPRREFLMLGGAGVLGTIIAAATRNVAGAQAPSAENVMANLKSLTMGDFNPNYATQWSYRLAQALGYMKEVGIEEFDVILSEEYMPGLIGGSLDITHGDTSVFFGSGEASGLPIKMISLYRDKEWWIMGVRKGIEKPEDLKGAKITGGGLDGRNTWVMRQVVAEMGLDPAKDVEFVPMSGASDGRLQALLAGTVDGASLFPRHQAGLEAAGGKFISANLHEVPQEGFAAMGGWLEKNEDTAYAWARADVKARRWMFDPANKDQSYKIMRDLGFDIPPAFEAQYKLELDQISPDGGFESAEVMDNFVESLAITGDVPKGLDWRKYMDMKYVWAAQEANGLPKRPASL; encoded by the coding sequence ATGAAGAGACATCACATCGTTTTGCCGCGCCGGGAGTTTCTGATGCTCGGCGGAGCCGGCGTGCTCGGCACGATCATTGCCGCCGCGACCAGAAACGTGGCCGGTGCGCAGGCGCCAAGCGCCGAAAACGTCATGGCCAATCTGAAATCGCTCACGATGGGCGATTTCAACCCCAACTACGCCACCCAGTGGTCTTACAGGCTGGCGCAGGCGCTGGGCTATATGAAGGAGGTCGGCATCGAAGAATTCGATGTCATTCTTTCGGAAGAATATATGCCCGGCCTGATCGGCGGCAGCCTCGACATCACCCATGGCGATACCAGCGTCTTCTTCGGCTCCGGCGAAGCCAGCGGACTGCCGATCAAGATGATCTCGCTCTACCGCGACAAGGAATGGTGGATCATGGGCGTCCGCAAGGGCATCGAAAAGCCCGAGGATCTCAAAGGCGCCAAGATTACCGGCGGCGGGCTGGACGGCCGCAATACCTGGGTCATGCGCCAGGTCGTTGCGGAGATGGGCCTCGATCCCGCAAAGGACGTTGAATTCGTTCCGATGTCCGGCGCCTCCGATGGACGCTTGCAGGCGCTCCTCGCCGGCACGGTCGATGGCGCCAGCCTGTTTCCGCGCCATCAGGCGGGGCTTGAGGCCGCCGGCGGCAAGTTCATCTCGGCGAATCTGCATGAGGTGCCGCAGGAAGGCTTTGCCGCCATGGGCGGCTGGTTGGAGAAGAACGAGGACACCGCCTATGCTTGGGCCCGGGCCGACGTCAAGGCCCGGCGGTGGATGTTCGACCCGGCCAACAAGGACCAGTCTTACAAGATCATGCGCGATCTTGGCTTCGACATCCCGCCGGCATTCGAGGCTCAGTACAAGCTCGAGCTTGACCAGATCAGCCCCGACGGCGGATTCGAGAGCGCTGAGGTGATGGACAATTTCGTCGAGTCCCTCGCCATAACCGGCGATGTGCCCAAGGGCCTCGACTGGCGCAAATATATGGACATGAAGTATGTCTGGGCGGCGCAGGAAGCCAACGGACTTCCGAAACGTCCGGCTTCGCTCTGA
- a CDS encoding ABC transporter permease, which produces MSTIEDREVVSLGETSDSGRIEDTEWTTGEAWGRYGSWAVTAVNLTIFFILWELFARSGAINPLFLPSASSMFAALWDGLTTTAPPGSVISGSIRDHLFYSLSNLGIGLGIACAIGIPAGLLMGGNKYVETVLSPYVWALASLPRIALVPLFILFLGFTVKMQLTIIVLSAVFPIIINAWAGVKTTEQSLLSAARVFGASRRELYIKVVLPYTLPFIIAGIQQGIGRGLIGVIIAEIFGGSRGLGYLVNRSADTFNSSLMYAVLFLLVVVSLSLIQITRWLEAYVAPWRRIETL; this is translated from the coding sequence ATGAGCACGATAGAGGATAGGGAAGTCGTTTCCCTCGGCGAAACCAGCGACTCGGGACGCATCGAAGATACCGAATGGACGACCGGCGAGGCCTGGGGGCGCTATGGCTCCTGGGCCGTCACCGCGGTCAATCTGACCATATTCTTCATCCTCTGGGAGCTTTTTGCCCGATCGGGGGCCATCAACCCGCTCTTCCTGCCCTCCGCAAGCAGCATGTTTGCCGCGCTTTGGGATGGGCTGACCACGACGGCGCCGCCGGGCTCGGTGATTTCGGGCAGCATCCGCGACCACCTTTTCTACAGCCTGTCGAATCTGGGCATCGGGCTGGGCATCGCCTGCGCGATCGGCATCCCGGCCGGTCTGCTGATGGGCGGCAATAAATATGTCGAGACCGTGCTGAGCCCCTATGTCTGGGCGCTCGCCTCGCTGCCGCGTATCGCGCTGGTCCCGCTGTTCATCCTGTTCCTCGGGTTCACGGTCAAGATGCAGCTCACGATCATCGTGCTGTCCGCCGTGTTCCCGATCATCATCAACGCCTGGGCCGGGGTGAAGACGACGGAACAATCGCTGCTTTCCGCAGCCAGAGTATTCGGCGCGAGCCGGCGCGAGCTCTACATCAAGGTGGTCCTGCCCTACACGCTCCCCTTTATCATCGCGGGGATCCAGCAGGGTATCGGCCGCGGCCTGATCGGCGTGATCATCGCCGAGATTTTCGGCGGGTCGCGCGGGCTGGGATATCTGGTGAACCGCTCGGCCGATACGTTCAACTCTTCGCTCATGTATGCGGTGCTGTTTCTGCTGGTGGTCGTGTCGCTGTCGCTCATCCAGATCACCCGCTGGTTGGAGGCCTATGTCGCCCCGTGGCGGCGGATTGAGACGCTGTGA
- a CDS encoding ABC transporter ATP-binding protein, with translation METKRLGAAPGQSPAPASANAVPVIVSKGLTVGYKLHRERKRLTALRDISLSVNRGEFVVLVGPSGCGKTTYINAVSGLVQPWEGTIEVNGRPVTGPGPDRAMVFQDYALMPWRTVESNVRMPFEFQKLGLSKRDMDERVRGCLDLVDLTGFEKSYPYELSGGMKQRVGIARALVTQPDILLADEPFAAIDAMTREAMQGELERIVSKTGQTVIFITHSIDEAITLADRVVVISSRPGRIKEVVDIDLPRPRFDYDVKLLPEYGEFRDHIWRLVKDEALQSERGAK, from the coding sequence ATGGAAACCAAGCGGCTTGGTGCCGCGCCAGGTCAATCGCCCGCGCCGGCATCGGCAAACGCCGTGCCGGTTATAGTCTCCAAAGGCCTCACCGTCGGCTACAAGCTGCACCGCGAGCGCAAGCGGCTGACCGCGCTCCGCGATATCAGCCTGTCGGTGAACCGCGGCGAATTCGTGGTGCTGGTCGGGCCATCGGGCTGCGGCAAGACGACCTACATCAACGCCGTCTCCGGCCTCGTCCAACCCTGGGAAGGAACCATCGAGGTGAACGGACGCCCGGTGACAGGCCCCGGCCCCGATCGCGCCATGGTGTTCCAGGACTACGCGCTGATGCCCTGGCGGACTGTTGAATCGAACGTCCGCATGCCCTTCGAATTCCAGAAACTGGGCCTTTCCAAGCGGGATATGGACGAGCGCGTTCGCGGCTGCCTTGATCTCGTCGACCTGACCGGCTTCGAGAAATCCTACCCTTACGAATTATCGGGAGGCATGAAGCAGCGCGTCGGCATCGCCAGGGCGCTGGTCACCCAACCCGATATCCTGCTTGCCGACGAACCGTTTGCGGCGATTGACGCAATGACGCGAGAAGCGATGCAGGGCGAACTCGAGCGGATCGTCTCCAAAACCGGCCAGACGGTCATCTTCATCACCCATTCGATCGACGAGGCGATCACTCTCGCCGACCGGGTCGTTGTAATCTCTTCCCGCCCTGGCCGTATCAAGGAAGTGGTCGACATCGACCTGCCGCGCCCGCGGTTTGACTACGACGTGAAATTGCTTCCTGAATACGGCGAATTTCGTGATCACATCTGGCGGCTGGTGAAAGACGAAGCGCTTCAGTCCGAACGCGGAGCAAAATGA
- a CDS encoding Gfo/Idh/MocA family oxidoreductase has product MSTEPIRVGIIGLGRWARVLTRAAKLSDKIEIVAGYSRSEEKRSAFAQETGISVVPDLQSLLSDPDTKGMILTVPNEQHLPVALEVAKAGKHVYTEKPIASTLEDGLEIEALENEYGVTVTVGHSARLLGGIRAIREAIDAGELGVVGFIEANFSNERALELTPKTWRWYKDRAPGGPLSQLAIHMFDVVQYLGGDVAEASSVAAKFSPVGAEVDDQSMTLLKFADSKIAYVGSCWTSPGIFAVRVFGSKGLMHYEIDFGTWDTPERLRDKSILYIQRGKDGFGKREILEEPESNMFRAELDLFADSCRSGTGNELSASNGNSALACVNAALCSIERKGESVKLDDVREEARRKLAAEKRDVA; this is encoded by the coding sequence ATGAGCACCGAACCGATCAGAGTCGGAATTATTGGTCTGGGAAGATGGGCGCGTGTTCTGACCCGCGCGGCGAAACTTTCCGACAAAATCGAGATTGTGGCCGGCTATAGCCGCTCGGAAGAAAAACGCAGCGCCTTTGCCCAAGAGACCGGGATTTCCGTCGTACCTGACCTGCAGTCGCTGTTGTCCGATCCGGACACCAAGGGCATGATATTGACCGTCCCGAACGAGCAGCATTTGCCGGTTGCGCTGGAAGTGGCAAAGGCCGGCAAACATGTCTACACCGAAAAGCCGATTGCCAGCACGCTGGAGGATGGGCTGGAGATCGAGGCGCTCGAAAACGAATATGGCGTCACCGTGACCGTCGGACACAGTGCCCGTCTGCTTGGCGGAATCCGCGCGATCCGCGAAGCAATCGATGCGGGAGAACTGGGTGTTGTCGGGTTTATCGAAGCGAATTTTTCCAATGAGCGTGCGCTCGAGCTGACGCCCAAGACCTGGCGCTGGTACAAGGACCGTGCCCCCGGCGGACCCTTGTCGCAACTGGCGATCCACATGTTCGATGTTGTTCAGTATCTCGGCGGAGATGTTGCCGAAGCCAGTTCGGTTGCCGCGAAGTTTTCGCCCGTCGGCGCTGAGGTCGACGACCAATCGATGACGTTACTCAAATTCGCCGACAGCAAGATCGCCTATGTCGGCAGTTGCTGGACATCGCCGGGCATCTTCGCCGTACGCGTATTCGGGTCGAAGGGTCTGATGCATTACGAGATCGATTTCGGCACCTGGGATACCCCGGAGAGACTTCGCGACAAATCCATTCTGTATATCCAGCGCGGCAAGGACGGCTTTGGAAAGCGCGAGATTCTGGAAGAGCCGGAGAGCAATATGTTTCGCGCCGAGCTTGATCTCTTCGCCGACAGTTGCAGATCGGGAACCGGCAACGAGCTGAGTGCATCGAACGGAAATTCGGCGCTTGCCTGCGTTAATGCCGCGCTGTGTTCGATCGAACGCAAAGGCGAGTCGGTGAAACTCGACGACGTTCGCGAAGAAGCACGCCGCAAACTCGCCGCGGAGAAACGCGATGTTGCATAG
- a CDS encoding creatininase family protein: protein MLHSRYFSDLTQPEIAKQFERNPLVILPAGSVEQHGPHLPAGTDSFAANLISEALASRMDGLVLPGPTIGVTPMHMPYEGTITFTPETYVRVVTEICASTAVHGAKSLLILNWHEGNIPSLAIAAEDLHRKHGMTVLTVQACYVAADLFGEECNGLTHGGEIEALAVLAFRPELVHLDRIDNSSDQKHGHYMDKLRRTRSYQPVLTDIRTIAPTGWYGTPEKATEERGIAMLARIADSIAAEATELFAQLEGIQGGTGELKNLRKAV, encoded by the coding sequence ATGTTGCATAGTCGGTATTTTTCCGACCTCACGCAGCCGGAGATCGCCAAGCAATTCGAGCGAAATCCTCTGGTGATCCTGCCGGCCGGAAGCGTCGAACAGCACGGCCCGCATTTGCCGGCGGGCACCGATTCCTTTGCCGCAAACCTGATTTCCGAAGCGCTTGCATCAAGAATGGACGGACTTGTTCTCCCCGGTCCCACGATCGGCGTTACGCCGATGCATATGCCCTATGAGGGCACGATCACATTCACGCCTGAAACCTACGTTCGGGTGGTCACGGAGATCTGCGCGTCGACGGCCGTTCATGGCGCCAAATCCCTTCTTATCCTCAACTGGCACGAAGGCAACATTCCCTCGCTGGCCATCGCTGCCGAAGATTTGCATCGAAAGCACGGAATGACCGTGCTCACCGTGCAGGCCTGCTATGTCGCGGCAGATCTGTTTGGCGAGGAATGCAATGGTCTCACACATGGCGGGGAAATCGAGGCACTGGCGGTCCTGGCCTTCAGGCCCGAACTGGTGCATCTCGACCGGATCGACAATTCCTCCGATCAAAAGCACGGCCATTACATGGACAAGCTCCGGCGCACGCGCAGCTACCAGCCGGTCCTGACCGATATCCGCACGATTGCGCCGACGGGATGGTATGGCACGCCGGAGAAAGCCACTGAAGAGCGCGGCATCGCCATGCTTGCAAGGATTGCCGACTCGATAGCCGCCGAAGCAACGGAACTGTTCGCCCAGCTCGAAGGCATACAGGGCGGAACCGGAGAATTAAAGAATCTGCGAAAGGCAGTCTGA
- a CDS encoding cupin domain-containing protein, translating into MARVFHLKDSRNLSLPGRHSREIVAAASGAQRSTVRLVEIEAPKPGAAERGPHVHFDFEECIHVLSGEGFTRTDAGKYPLAAGDTVLVPAAERHATYNTGTTVLRLLCFFPTNDVGAATVEYESWDTSDG; encoded by the coding sequence ATGGCCAGGGTCTTTCATCTGAAGGATTCGAGGAATCTGAGCTTACCCGGCCGGCATTCACGTGAGATCGTGGCGGCGGCATCCGGCGCGCAAAGATCTACAGTGCGGCTCGTCGAGATTGAAGCGCCCAAGCCCGGCGCTGCCGAGCGCGGTCCGCATGTCCATTTTGATTTTGAAGAGTGTATTCACGTTCTTTCCGGGGAAGGGTTCACACGCACCGACGCGGGGAAATATCCGTTAGCGGCAGGCGACACCGTTCTGGTGCCCGCCGCCGAAAGACATGCCACCTACAATACCGGGACCACAGTTCTGAGGTTGTTGTGTTTCTTTCCGACAAACGACGTCGGCGCGGCAACGGTCGAGTACGAATCCTGGGACACTTCCGACGGGTAG
- a CDS encoding NAD(P)-dependent oxidoreductase — MFLSDKRRRRGNGRVRILGHFRRVASMPNVLCLRPESDFARVGVVPPVSMDIDYIAPDDAQMPALLKQADALVIPAVGPKLPLGLFEDTRLKLVQVTGAGVDRVDVDGLRALGIPLANVPGGSNEAIAEYAVSCASALLRRFTEATAEIRNGRYGAFRSRFLADNVDGLEGLLVGIVGLGVIGTAVARKFKQFGCRIAFFDPAPADPQAASALAAEALGLEDLFSRSDIVSVHVPLLPATKDLIETNVLSKAKKGAVLIQASRGGVVNERALAGALESGRLAGAAVDVYSSEPPAPDNPLLKLSDAAASRAILTPHIAGITRQSWAFLFRAAWDNVTRVVVQNQAPLHVV; from the coding sequence GTGTTTCTTTCCGACAAACGACGTCGGCGCGGCAACGGTCGAGTACGAATCCTGGGACACTTCCGACGGGTAGCATCGATGCCGAATGTTCTGTGTCTTCGCCCGGAGTCCGACTTCGCCCGCGTTGGCGTTGTTCCGCCAGTGTCAATGGACATCGATTATATTGCGCCGGACGATGCGCAAATGCCCGCCTTGCTCAAGCAGGCGGACGCGCTCGTCATTCCTGCCGTCGGCCCAAAGCTCCCGCTAGGTCTGTTTGAAGACACGCGTCTTAAGCTCGTTCAGGTGACCGGCGCCGGCGTTGACCGTGTCGATGTCGACGGGTTGCGGGCGCTTGGAATTCCGCTTGCCAATGTTCCAGGGGGCAGCAACGAGGCCATCGCCGAATACGCGGTCTCGTGCGCTTCGGCGCTGCTTCGGCGGTTCACCGAGGCGACCGCCGAAATCCGCAATGGGCGCTACGGCGCTTTCCGCAGCCGATTTCTCGCCGACAATGTCGACGGCCTTGAGGGTCTGCTGGTCGGCATCGTCGGGTTGGGTGTCATCGGAACCGCAGTCGCGCGGAAATTCAAACAGTTCGGATGCCGCATAGCATTTTTCGACCCGGCACCTGCAGATCCGCAAGCGGCCAGTGCCCTGGCGGCCGAGGCGCTTGGTCTTGAGGATCTATTTTCCCGGTCCGATATCGTTTCGGTGCATGTGCCGCTGCTCCCAGCGACAAAGGATCTGATCGAAACAAATGTATTGTCGAAGGCAAAAAAGGGCGCGGTGCTCATCCAGGCTTCCCGCGGCGGTGTCGTAAACGAGAGAGCCTTGGCTGGCGCGCTCGAATCCGGGCGTTTGGCAGGCGCGGCCGTCGATGTCTACTCCAGCGAGCCGCCAGCACCGGACAATCCGTTGCTCAAGCTTTCCGATGCGGCAGCAAGTCGAGCGATATTGACACCACACATCGCCGGAATAACCCGTCAATCCTGGGCGTTTCTGTTTCGAGCGGCGTGGGACAACGTGACCCGGGTTGTCGTGCAAAACCAGGCGCCGCTCCATGTCGTTTAG
- a CDS encoding TetR family transcriptional regulator C-terminal domain-containing protein translates to MTHSTKLRLLKAGLPMLLEHGYNDLGIQALLSATGIPKGSFYHHFKDKEDFALQVLDEYMREVHAGLDACLGDKGRHPLARVRCFFEMTQENYRKEGYMGCLLGGLGQELSGVSEVFRRKIDGCFSEIAGRLAICLEEARQRGDIPADSNARQMASLLVDCWEGAALRSRLRQEAAPLNAMLDFYFRSAGAR, encoded by the coding sequence ATGACGCATTCAACCAAGCTACGCCTGCTCAAGGCGGGTCTGCCAATGCTTTTGGAGCATGGCTACAACGATCTCGGCATCCAGGCCCTGCTTTCGGCCACGGGCATCCCGAAGGGCTCTTTCTATCATCATTTCAAGGACAAAGAGGACTTCGCGCTGCAAGTCCTCGACGAGTACATGCGGGAAGTGCATGCGGGCCTTGACGCCTGCCTCGGAGACAAGGGGCGCCACCCGCTCGCACGGGTGCGTTGTTTTTTCGAGATGACGCAGGAGAATTACCGAAAGGAGGGGTACATGGGCTGCCTATTGGGTGGACTCGGACAAGAACTGTCGGGCGTAAGCGAGGTGTTTCGACGAAAGATCGATGGATGCTTTTCCGAAATTGCCGGGCGTTTGGCCATCTGCCTGGAAGAGGCTCGGCAACGAGGCGACATCCCAGCCGATTCCAATGCGCGGCAAATGGCAAGCTTGCTGGTTGACTGTTGGGAGGGTGCCGCGCTTCGCAGCCGACTTCGGCAGGAAGCCGCGCCGCTGAACGCGATGCTCGACTTCTACTTCCGTTCGGCAGGCGCTCGGTGA